In the Candidatus Binatia bacterium genome, one interval contains:
- a CDS encoding BamA/TamA family outer membrane protein → MILWAAVGWFACAVALSRSAPAFAEPEHQPRSLVSVEVRGEPEWQKGELNVLLEEFLSQNWNSDTEARIRSAIQATARYREVELTPRTEDGGVRLLVSVKPKLLVSRVVFHGQRSFSLRELERTARLPVGTALDDKVLASSEQRLSALYRNNGFPEVAVRVEAKPCDPESAAVHIWIHEGRPQTITTIEWFGADITDPQAFLRALPVRSGERWTARSAKEVEKAAVRYLREQGYLEARATADFVETSSISGTLRLALRPGPRCEIVVEGNRRVSKDQILAAARLKERLLITDGTWRQLARVAKQLYQERGHYLVAVRLSVERSDPDKKRIRLVIDEGPLLTIRRVTFEGRQRVSEKKLLEVMSTGPRSWFPRRHGFLVPSRFEEDLRRLWFRYREFGFVDAEITDYRIDIDRSEGRIDVTIVVDEGLPVVTAQLDFAGLPEGIRRPALQEIRLRRAFDPFALEREAERVARYLRDAGYADATVTGTWRIIEEQALQRLAAVTFEVNPGALQRVGEIRVRGNLQVHSSVVRRESQLKPDAPLTPQSLANAQTRLYQLGLFRGVFVDALEPFETAKTSGEIPRDVVVQVQERPPLSVSFGGGYNTRDGFRAFGEIAHINLRHRGERLGLRGDIALDPAQATAPNEYLVDLGFRDPQFWETSWTLRTNVIGQRATRSVDQFSIERLALVPALERRWRSALLTGVEFQWEQARIFDLRPDARVFNPADEGQLRTGGVGPFLVYEGRDDPFMPHRGVFESVRFRLAAGFLGSDEPLAKLQWHHSHYVPLGESLTWLYALRAGWARTFSGAVVPIRERFFLGGRSTVRGFSENSIGPQGAPIVDALGKRVFPGGNPLGGDLSLNVNTELRFPLVWGAIGVAFVDAGGVYLQDRSISLEDFRRSAGMGLLYETPVGPLALHYGIKLDRRRGEAFGAVHFTIGTLF, encoded by the coding sequence ATGATTCTCTGGGCCGCAGTGGGCTGGTTCGCCTGCGCTGTGGCCCTGTCGCGCAGTGCTCCGGCCTTCGCGGAGCCCGAACACCAACCACGATCTCTCGTATCAGTAGAGGTGCGTGGGGAACCAGAGTGGCAGAAAGGGGAGCTCAACGTCCTGCTCGAGGAGTTTTTGTCGCAGAACTGGAACTCCGACACCGAGGCGCGGATTCGTAGCGCGATCCAAGCGACGGCACGGTATCGGGAAGTGGAGCTCACACCACGGACGGAGGACGGCGGGGTGCGCTTGCTTGTGTCCGTGAAGCCAAAGCTCTTGGTCAGCCGCGTGGTCTTTCATGGGCAGCGATCGTTCTCGCTCCGCGAACTCGAGCGAACTGCACGGCTGCCGGTTGGAACAGCACTCGACGATAAGGTCTTGGCGAGTTCCGAACAACGGCTGTCGGCGCTTTACCGAAACAACGGCTTCCCGGAGGTGGCGGTTCGGGTCGAGGCAAAGCCCTGCGACCCAGAATCGGCCGCAGTGCACATTTGGATCCACGAGGGACGCCCACAAACCATTACGACCATTGAGTGGTTCGGGGCGGACATAACGGACCCTCAGGCTTTCCTGCGCGCGTTGCCCGTGCGTTCGGGTGAGCGGTGGACCGCACGGAGCGCCAAAGAAGTTGAGAAGGCGGCCGTACGGTACCTCAGAGAGCAGGGTTATCTCGAGGCCAGAGCTACAGCCGACTTCGTCGAAACGAGCAGCATCTCCGGCACGCTGCGGTTGGCTCTCCGTCCGGGCCCGCGCTGCGAAATCGTTGTCGAAGGCAATCGGCGAGTCTCAAAGGACCAAATCCTCGCCGCGGCCCGGCTCAAGGAACGTTTGCTCATCACGGACGGAACGTGGAGACAGCTCGCGCGCGTTGCCAAGCAACTCTACCAGGAGCGAGGACATTATCTGGTAGCCGTGCGTCTTTCGGTCGAGCGATCCGACCCCGACAAAAAACGGATCCGCTTAGTGATCGATGAGGGTCCCTTGCTCACCATCCGTCGGGTCACCTTCGAGGGCCGTCAACGGGTTTCCGAGAAGAAGCTGCTCGAGGTCATGTCCACGGGGCCACGTTCGTGGTTTCCTCGACGACATGGCTTTCTCGTGCCCTCGCGCTTCGAGGAGGACCTAAGACGGCTTTGGTTTCGTTACCGAGAATTCGGATTCGTTGATGCGGAAATCACCGACTACCGCATCGACATCGACCGCAGTGAAGGGCGGATCGATGTGACCATCGTGGTGGATGAAGGGCTTCCCGTAGTGACGGCGCAGCTCGATTTTGCGGGCCTTCCCGAAGGAATCCGCCGGCCAGCTCTGCAGGAGATCCGTCTCAGGCGTGCGTTTGACCCCTTTGCCCTAGAGCGCGAAGCAGAGCGGGTAGCCCGTTACCTCCGCGACGCTGGATACGCAGACGCCACGGTAACTGGAACGTGGCGGATCATCGAAGAGCAAGCCTTGCAACGCCTGGCGGCGGTGACGTTCGAGGTAAACCCCGGCGCCTTGCAGCGAGTGGGGGAAATACGGGTGCGCGGTAACCTACAGGTGCATTCGTCGGTCGTTCGACGGGAATCTCAGCTGAAACCCGACGCGCCGCTGACTCCGCAGTCGTTAGCCAATGCGCAAACTCGCCTGTACCAGCTTGGCTTGTTCCGGGGGGTATTCGTGGATGCTTTGGAGCCGTTCGAGACTGCGAAAACATCGGGAGAGATTCCTCGTGACGTCGTGGTGCAGGTGCAGGAACGACCTCCGTTGTCGGTGAGCTTCGGCGGTGGCTACAACACGCGCGACGGTTTCCGGGCGTTCGGAGAAATCGCGCATATCAACTTGCGCCACCGCGGTGAACGACTTGGGTTGCGCGGTGATATTGCCCTAGACCCGGCTCAGGCAACCGCCCCAAATGAGTACTTAGTGGACCTTGGATTTCGCGACCCGCAGTTCTGGGAGACCAGTTGGACCCTGCGAACCAATGTCATTGGCCAGCGGGCGACGCGCTCTGTCGATCAATTCAGCATCGAACGATTGGCACTCGTCCCGGCACTCGAGCGAAGGTGGCGCTCGGCACTTTTAACAGGCGTGGAATTTCAGTGGGAACAGGCGCGCATTTTCGACTTGCGACCAGATGCCCGGGTATTCAATCCTGCTGACGAGGGGCAGCTCCGAACAGGTGGTGTCGGACCGTTCTTGGTATACGAGGGGCGTGACGATCCCTTTATGCCGCACCGCGGAGTGTTCGAATCGGTGCGATTTCGGCTCGCCGCTGGTTTTCTTGGTTCAGACGAGCCGCTGGCAAAGCTTCAATGGCACCACAGCCACTACGTCCCGTTAGGTGAGTCGCTCACCTGGTTGTATGCTCTTCGGGCAGGCTGGGCGCGCACATTCTCAGGCGCTGTTGTTCCGATCCGCGAACGGTTTTTCCTTGGTGGGCGTTCCACTGTTCGGGGTTTCTCGGAGAACAGCATCGGCCCGCAGGGCGCGCCCATTGTTGACGCGCTTGGCAAACGGGTCTTTCCTGGTGGTAACCCCCTCGGAGGCGACCTCTCCCTGAACGTGAACACGGAACTGCGCTTTCCCCTAGTCTGGGGTGCGATCGGAGTGGCCTTCGTGGACGCAGGGGGGGTTTACCTACAGGATCGATCGATTTCGCTCGAGGATTTTCGTCGGTCTGCTGGCATGGGTCTACTTTACGAGACTCCGGTGGGGCCGTTAGCCCTGCACTACGGAATTAAGCTCGATCGGCGCCGAGGCGAGGCGTTTGGGGCCGTTCACTTCACGATTGGCACCTTATTCTAA
- a CDS encoding translocation/assembly module TamB, whose protein sequence is MRGIENVAGGIRWVWLVLLGFASLAFVAVLVLFHAGQGKVRTALLTRLAQATGRECALDALALDPLGRLTLRNLRCGEALAVQRGELAVDWQSSLTTRSLRLLADVDGLDVDFGLMAPGSVGGEEKGGAPHRGELFLGVPLSLMVTGRHWHLRFPYGQQGASLQFASLSLECELRSAPTLKVDWRVAGGSVRWERGPHGLTIQKVEVHGEWDPQASVGITFGRLRSSQGAVMLRRIDSDHMRVYGKIDAVSLAAFSDDIPVVRGTLSGIGQLYGPVVNPVVDFRFFLTNGSWEKIEGADLRGRFVRQGPELRFERVRLRHATLRASGDVAFDLGDHPKLTAAARGGVSSPGNLARLVGLRVPQDALQRLNFSGEILGPLKPLQLQWSAAGRTRVRVPVPLQLRTLPIAWNATGQILPHEGGIQIAGSALGAVEFKLEHRWRENEQTGHGEIASDHLQSLASVLEPLGQRMGLTGRARVGGAWRVHEGFTVIETSLRLVQVSLLQSTVREAVCGVRAVGTPEWQVSGTCDASDQRGGHLNVSGVWRLGQEPETALQVNAKDFSAEFLTGASTWLWGDPLPVSRGRVSGELSLRQRRSSAELDLQAVVNQFRIWQEPITSFRCEARYRTGEWRVAAELSRRDGKENLHLNAEGKGNVLDRAALRGDPIRLDAIVGLGRRGVGGQLTVAGEWSGPLFTPRGNAEVVVQDLRVDKAELASGKIHIDFEPKQWTIQGDALDQKLQLRGTVDPRQGYRFDVAATAAQIQVVAPHSRIRIETAGQAVASGRLAQPRVERAEIKLNRFVLAREPYRLEATIPFHLQLDGDTFRLDPWRLESDGSKIEVAAKGRIDGEMEAEIHGTSDLVLLELLGEPILEASGAATIGARIERRSLGEWQAQGSLAVKDGILEIEGFPPLSAIRGHATLQNESVRDVVIEAVVGDGKLSINGQAGLYSGPALSWTLHDVAGSWGDDLQARLSGRGELTGTWDNLSVAGDLQVLNAVYDRDLALGDLLRWLRDRLFAPRRVQTVMRTPVGLDLKIHSPGHVFLDNNIAKVEFWLDLWVGGTIGRPLVGGRIGVLDGEVTFQGRTFTITAGTLEFRDPASLNPWLDFVAETRVATPQAEYLVTAQVTGQADRPRVQFSADDPSLAPEDILSLLATGRTRAMVGQTGGFSPAGAAFALLPKREAEQRVQRWLGVDRFELSATQARDTGTVEPRVTVGKELSERFYASASTSVGAQARQTVQLEYRLTRRVSLLGGWESATHEAAGAFSGDLKFRVEFLRAPFSLACP, encoded by the coding sequence ATGCGTGGCATTGAGAATGTGGCGGGAGGGATCCGTTGGGTTTGGCTTGTCCTCCTCGGCTTCGCCTCTCTCGCTTTCGTTGCAGTGCTGGTGCTTTTCCACGCAGGCCAAGGCAAGGTGCGCACCGCTTTACTCACGCGCCTTGCTCAAGCGACCGGTAGGGAGTGCGCTCTCGATGCTTTGGCCTTGGATCCCTTGGGGAGGTTGACCCTGCGCAACCTGCGATGCGGCGAGGCCCTGGCAGTACAGCGTGGTGAACTGGCGGTAGACTGGCAGAGCTCACTCACCACGCGCTCACTCCGTTTGCTCGCGGATGTGGATGGGCTCGACGTGGACTTCGGGCTCATGGCCCCTGGTAGCGTAGGCGGGGAGGAGAAAGGTGGAGCGCCCCACCGCGGCGAACTCTTTCTCGGCGTGCCATTGAGCTTGATGGTGACTGGTCGCCATTGGCATCTGAGATTCCCTTATGGCCAACAGGGCGCCAGTCTGCAGTTTGCCTCCCTATCGCTGGAATGCGAGCTGCGCTCGGCTCCCACGCTGAAGGTTGACTGGCGTGTTGCAGGCGGCAGTGTCCGTTGGGAACGTGGTCCGCACGGGCTCACAATCCAAAAGGTCGAAGTGCACGGCGAATGGGACCCGCAAGCAAGCGTAGGGATCACTTTCGGGCGCCTGCGCAGCTCTCAAGGCGCTGTGATGCTCCGGCGCATCGACAGTGACCACATGCGCGTGTATGGAAAGATCGACGCCGTAAGCCTGGCCGCGTTCTCGGATGACATCCCGGTGGTTCGCGGCACACTCAGCGGAATCGGCCAACTCTATGGGCCGGTTGTGAATCCGGTGGTGGATTTCCGCTTTTTTCTCACCAACGGCTCTTGGGAGAAAATAGAGGGAGCGGACCTGAGAGGTCGGTTTGTGCGCCAAGGCCCTGAGCTCCGCTTTGAGAGGGTTCGGCTTCGCCATGCAACGCTCCGGGCTTCTGGCGACGTGGCATTCGATCTTGGCGACCATCCCAAGCTCACGGCTGCCGCTCGCGGAGGGGTGTCGTCACCTGGAAATTTAGCCCGGCTCGTTGGGCTTCGGGTTCCTCAGGATGCGCTGCAACGGTTGAATTTCTCCGGTGAGATCCTTGGCCCCTTGAAGCCTCTGCAGCTTCAGTGGTCCGCCGCAGGCCGGACTCGGGTTCGAGTTCCGGTGCCGCTCCAGCTCAGGACGCTGCCGATTGCCTGGAATGCCACCGGGCAGATCCTCCCGCATGAAGGGGGCATCCAAATCGCTGGTTCCGCGCTTGGCGCTGTGGAGTTTAAGTTGGAGCATCGCTGGCGAGAAAACGAACAAACCGGTCACGGAGAAATTGCAAGTGATCACCTGCAGAGTTTGGCCAGCGTCCTCGAACCCCTTGGTCAACGCATGGGACTGACAGGACGAGCCCGCGTTGGGGGCGCGTGGCGAGTGCATGAAGGTTTCACGGTGATCGAGACCTCGCTCCGATTAGTGCAAGTCAGCCTGCTCCAGAGCACTGTACGCGAAGCCGTTTGCGGTGTTCGTGCGGTTGGCACGCCCGAGTGGCAAGTCTCCGGCACTTGCGACGCCAGCGACCAACGCGGCGGACACTTAAACGTCAGCGGAGTTTGGCGCCTAGGGCAAGAGCCCGAAACCGCACTGCAAGTAAACGCGAAAGACTTCAGCGCAGAATTTCTCACCGGGGCGTCAACTTGGTTGTGGGGCGATCCGCTCCCGGTCTCCCGCGGGCGAGTAAGCGGGGAGCTGTCCCTCCGGCAAAGACGTTCTTCGGCAGAGCTGGATCTCCAGGCAGTGGTGAATCAGTTCCGCATCTGGCAAGAACCGATCACAAGCTTTCGCTGTGAGGCACGCTATCGCACCGGTGAGTGGCGAGTGGCTGCGGAGTTGTCGCGGCGCGATGGGAAGGAGAACCTTCACCTCAATGCTGAAGGGAAGGGCAACGTGTTGGACCGCGCTGCACTGAGGGGCGACCCGATTCGCTTGGACGCCATCGTGGGGCTCGGGCGCCGCGGAGTGGGAGGCCAGTTGACGGTGGCAGGCGAATGGTCCGGGCCGCTGTTCACTCCTCGCGGCAACGCGGAGGTGGTGGTGCAAGACCTTCGGGTGGATAAGGCCGAGTTAGCGAGCGGCAAAATCCACATCGATTTTGAACCTAAGCAGTGGACCATCCAGGGTGATGCGCTCGATCAAAAGTTGCAGCTCCGAGGCACAGTTGACCCTCGTCAAGGCTACCGTTTCGATGTCGCGGCGACGGCAGCTCAGATCCAAGTCGTCGCGCCGCACAGCAGGATCCGAATTGAAACTGCCGGCCAGGCGGTCGCCAGTGGCCGCCTGGCCCAGCCTCGCGTCGAGCGAGCGGAGATCAAACTCAACCGGTTCGTCCTCGCTCGGGAGCCCTATCGTCTCGAAGCAACGATACCCTTCCACTTGCAGTTGGATGGCGACACCTTTCGCCTCGATCCGTGGCGACTCGAAAGTGACGGTTCCAAGATCGAAGTCGCGGCCAAAGGGCGCATCGATGGTGAAATGGAAGCGGAAATTCACGGCACTTCCGACCTTGTACTGTTGGAGTTGCTCGGAGAGCCAATTCTTGAAGCCAGCGGAGCAGCAACCATCGGGGCTCGGATCGAACGCCGATCCCTAGGGGAATGGCAAGCGCAGGGCAGCCTGGCAGTGAAGGACGGCATCTTGGAAATCGAAGGCTTCCCACCGCTGAGCGCGATTCGAGGGCACGCGACACTGCAAAACGAGTCGGTGCGCGATGTGGTCATCGAGGCAGTGGTCGGCGATGGCAAACTCTCGATCAACGGCCAGGCTGGTCTGTACTCTGGGCCGGCACTCTCCTGGACTTTGCACGACGTTGCAGGCTCGTGGGGTGACGACCTCCAGGCGCGCTTGTCCGGTCGTGGCGAACTTACCGGCACCTGGGACAATCTCAGCGTTGCCGGCGATCTCCAGGTGTTGAATGCCGTGTACGACCGCGATCTTGCGCTCGGAGACCTCTTGCGCTGGCTGCGAGATCGCCTCTTCGCTCCCAGGCGCGTGCAAACTGTGATGCGAACCCCGGTCGGGCTTGACTTGAAAATCCATTCGCCGGGTCATGTGTTCCTGGACAACAACATCGCCAAAGTTGAGTTTTGGCTCGATCTCTGGGTCGGCGGCACCATCGGTCGACCACTGGTCGGTGGCAGGATCGGGGTCCTCGATGGCGAAGTGACGTTCCAAGGCCGTACATTCACGATCACCGCTGGCACGCTGGAGTTCCGAGATCCTGCGAGTTTGAACCCATGGCTCGATTTTGTTGCAGAAACCCGCGTAGCCACACCGCAAGCCGAATACCTCGTCACCGCGCAGGTTACAGGGCAGGCGGACCGGCCACGAGTACAATTTTCTGCCGACGATCCCTCGTTAGCACCGGAAGACATCCTGAGTCTGCTGGCGACAGGTCGTACCCGCGCGATGGTGGGGCAAACGGGTGGATTTTCACCCGCAGGAGCGGCGTTTGCCCTGCTTCCCAAGCGCGAGGCAGAACAACGCGTGCAGCGTTGGTTGGGGGTAGACCGATTCGAGCTGTCTGCCACTCAAGCTCGTGACACAGGTACAGTGGAGCCACGCGTGACTGTCGGTAAAGAGCTCAGTGAACGTTTCTATGCCTCGGCATCAACGAGCGTGGGCGCGCAAGCCCGGCAGACGGTTCAACTGGAATACCGATTGACGCGCCGTGTTTCCCTACTGGGCGGTTGGGAAAGCGCGACACACGAAGCGGCAGGTGCTTTTTCCGGAGACCTTAAGTTCCGGGTGGAGTTTCTCCGCGCGCCGTTTTCTTTGGCTTGCCCCTAA
- a CDS encoding DegQ family serine endoprotease, producing the protein MTLARSLRVRSIGVLALFMLGVPGPARSLSSVPESFSSVAKAARPVVVNIYSMRVVRVPGSTGDPVEDFFRQFFGPGLPYRAQRQQSLGSGFIISSDGYIVTNAHVVALAQQIRVRLATREEYDAKIVGVDQKTDIALLKIRPKAPLPAAKLGDSDSLEVGDWVVAVGNPFGLASTVTAGIVSAKDRVIGAGPYDDFIQTDASINPGNSGGPLLNLRGEVVGINSAIFSRSGGSIGIGFAIPINLAKKVIDELREHGRVIRGWLGVSIQDVTADMVEAFGLDRPRGALVVEVEPGSPADRSGIRRGDVIVEFNGVPIEESRQLSARIAELPVGRSVGVVLLRDGRERRLTVTIAESLEEGQLSRPSSAAREWGLVLTDLTAQLADRFRIPRNVRGALIREIIPGSPADRSGLQPGDVIRQVDRTPVTSAATCERALARAGDSVLLLVQRGQASGYELLQRSEDEP; encoded by the coding sequence ATGACTTTGGCCAGATCTTTGCGCGTCCGTAGCATTGGTGTGCTCGCCCTTTTTATGCTGGGAGTCCCCGGCCCGGCTCGTTCGTTGAGCTCTGTTCCAGAAAGTTTTTCGTCTGTCGCCAAAGCGGCACGGCCCGTGGTGGTGAACATTTACTCGATGCGGGTCGTTCGGGTGCCGGGGTCGACTGGCGATCCGGTAGAAGACTTCTTTCGGCAATTCTTCGGACCGGGCCTTCCGTATCGCGCGCAACGACAGCAAAGTTTGGGCTCCGGGTTCATCATTTCGAGCGACGGATACATCGTCACGAACGCTCACGTCGTCGCCTTGGCGCAGCAGATTCGCGTGCGCTTAGCGACACGCGAGGAGTACGACGCGAAGATCGTTGGCGTGGATCAAAAGACCGACATCGCGTTACTAAAGATTCGTCCGAAAGCGCCGCTACCAGCGGCAAAGTTAGGGGACTCCGACAGTCTTGAAGTCGGTGACTGGGTGGTCGCTGTGGGAAACCCGTTCGGCTTAGCGTCAACGGTTACAGCGGGAATCGTAAGTGCGAAGGATCGCGTGATTGGTGCAGGGCCATACGATGACTTCATTCAAACCGACGCATCGATCAATCCGGGAAACTCCGGTGGGCCGTTGCTGAATCTTCGGGGCGAAGTCGTGGGGATCAACTCCGCGATTTTCAGCCGCTCAGGTGGAAGCATCGGCATTGGCTTCGCGATTCCAATTAACCTAGCGAAAAAAGTGATTGACGAGCTCCGCGAGCACGGGAGAGTGATTCGCGGCTGGCTTGGTGTTTCCATCCAGGATGTGACTGCCGATATGGTGGAAGCCTTCGGCCTGGACCGCCCGCGCGGGGCACTGGTTGTCGAGGTCGAACCGGGAAGCCCTGCAGATCGAAGCGGGATCCGCCGGGGTGATGTAATCGTGGAATTCAACGGCGTGCCGATCGAAGAGAGCCGCCAGCTTTCTGCTCGAATCGCCGAACTCCCGGTGGGGCGCTCTGTCGGCGTAGTCCTCTTACGAGACGGCAGAGAGCGCCGCCTTACGGTCACCATCGCCGAATCCCTCGAGGAGGGGCAGCTGAGCAGGCCGAGTTCCGCCGCACGCGAGTGGGGTCTTGTCCTTACGGACCTTACTGCGCAATTGGCGGATCGTTTTCGCATTCCCCGCAACGTACGTGGTGCGTTGATTCGTGAGATCATCCCGGGCTCGCCCGCTGATCGCAGTGGTTTGCAACCTGGCGACGTGATCCGCCAGGTTGATCGAACGCCGGTCACGTCGGCAGCCACATGTGAGCGGGCCTTGGCCAGGGCTGGCGACTCCGTTCTCTTGCTGGTCCAGCGCGGGCAAGCCAGCGGCTACGAGCTTCTGCAGCGCAGCGAGGACGAGCCGTAA
- a CDS encoding MFS transporter: MDRAPRDGPTPTRVRFVVVGLALSVMGVAYLDRVCIAVAAPSIRADIHLTDTELGYVFSAFTFAYALFEIPGGWLADRFGARLMMARIVIWWSVMTMLTGAAVGFWSLVAVRFLFGVGEAGLLPTLARAFRQWLPPTEAGRAFGLTVMAGAIAGALSQPLVATMLTVMSWRWSFAVFGAIGILWVVVWLGLFYEHPSEHPRVNRAELAWIGAQTTQAPPHSFTWATLWNRNVAVLCAMYFLVIYGWYFFLTWLPTYLMEERGFRFVEAGYLAALPLLCIAVGVASGGWASDAAARRWGERWGRRLPALLGLPLAAVGTITGVWSASPWIAALALSLAAGFAALCVAPAWAVCSAVGGKHAGSVTGAMNMFGNLGGALNSVAVGWSRDTFGSWSVPLLSMAIAYLIAMGLWLGVNAPEHRTR; the protein is encoded by the coding sequence ATGGATCGGGCACCAAGGGACGGCCCCACGCCGACGCGAGTTCGATTCGTTGTGGTTGGACTCGCACTGTCCGTGATGGGGGTTGCGTACCTGGATCGGGTTTGTATTGCCGTCGCGGCTCCCAGCATCCGTGCTGACATTCACCTAACGGATACGGAGCTCGGATACGTGTTCAGCGCCTTCACCTTCGCATACGCGCTGTTCGAGATCCCTGGGGGCTGGCTGGCGGACCGCTTTGGCGCTCGGTTGATGATGGCTCGCATCGTCATTTGGTGGTCGGTGATGACGATGCTCACCGGTGCTGCGGTCGGATTTTGGTCCCTGGTTGCCGTGCGGTTTCTTTTCGGAGTGGGTGAGGCCGGTCTGCTGCCTACGTTGGCGCGGGCCTTCCGACAATGGCTGCCTCCGACTGAGGCTGGCCGTGCTTTTGGGCTCACGGTCATGGCAGGCGCAATTGCTGGGGCGTTGAGCCAACCCTTGGTCGCCACCATGCTCACGGTGATGAGTTGGCGTTGGTCGTTTGCGGTGTTTGGCGCAATCGGAATCCTGTGGGTGGTGGTTTGGCTTGGGCTGTTCTACGAGCATCCCTCGGAGCATCCGCGGGTAAACCGAGCCGAACTGGCCTGGATCGGCGCTCAAACGACGCAGGCACCTCCGCACAGTTTTACGTGGGCGACCCTGTGGAATCGGAATGTTGCCGTCCTCTGCGCCATGTACTTTCTGGTGATTTACGGATGGTACTTTTTCCTCACTTGGCTTCCCACCTACCTGATGGAAGAGAGAGGCTTCCGCTTTGTCGAAGCCGGCTACTTAGCCGCCCTTCCTTTGCTGTGCATAGCCGTGGGTGTTGCGAGTGGAGGTTGGGCAAGTGATGCAGCGGCGCGGCGCTGGGGTGAGCGCTGGGGTCGGCGACTACCGGCGCTTCTGGGGCTACCGCTGGCCGCGGTGGGGACAATCACGGGAGTTTGGAGTGCAAGCCCGTGGATTGCCGCCCTGGCCCTTAGCCTGGCCGCAGGCTTCGCAGCCCTGTGCGTGGCACCGGCCTGGGCGGTGTGCTCGGCGGTTGGAGGAAAACATGCCGGTAGCGTCACCGGAGCGATGAACATGTTCGGTAACCTCGGCGGAGCGTTGAACTCTGTGGCCGTAGGTTGGAGTCGCGATACGTTCGGCTCCTGGTCTGTGCCGCTTCTCTCGATGGCAATCGCTTATTTGATCGCTATGGGTTTGTGGTTGGGGGTCAATGCCCCCGAACACCGAACACGCTAA